In one Paraburkholderia megapolitana genomic region, the following are encoded:
- a CDS encoding TOMM system kinase/cyclase fusion protein — translation MSPLLAGTRAKSRVGSDASPVLPTAALPLLPPTLDLQRSAAPSALPNDVPEVPRYQLGALLGEGATGSVYKATRLDTGHTVAVKLLREDATQPAAERLRLRARFQRETELCERLHHPHVVALLDKGETPDGRLFAVFEFVPGRTLRDMLTADGALSAVTTGLLMTQVLDGLASAHRQGVVHRDLKPQNVMVTLADGEPQAKILDFGIGALLPDARRSNERTERTLMQLTDVLGSPQYCSPEQLRNEEPTLRSDLYAWGLLVIECLTGHAVMQGASVAEILYQQLSPVDVALPPAIAAHPLGTVLRRALNKDPRQRAGSAEELGRHFREIHFPALVGELNYRPARLAVSSAVAADMSMGVARNGNGAGSTPAAAAVAGERRQVTTLCCSVTISSDGSVDAAALADEDAVSVNRDALDAYAAQWLTQCSDIAIRYGGQVAGTLGDTLLFYFGYPDGIDRAARRAARAALDMVHHASHAQATRTNEADSTAVWHVDVAAAIHVGTVFSHALMAPIGATQSEAMRLQRLASAGQILLSHAARRSLERHADYVPTPLYFATSGVAARPVYALLGERREQAQFDSLDQGVPAPMIGRDRERAVLLQAWHAVVERQPHGDTRRSGRRQPAKLVIGEAGIGKTRLVHELCETVRLQHQAFARCVCLPEQMNQALFPILRFVKEHWQIDVDGARDTALAVLETMIAPLDCDHAAAQATLAAWLGLSGDIGGLRWSGMRQQQTLFDVLRQLLASLGNGAPVLLVVEDVQWIDCASADFLETLRQHPDSASIWLVLTSRPEQLARWRGAADRLVLRRLSRSDTRSLIATLFTHDDIDPASLDFLANRTAGIPLFVEEIIRELVVSGAATEPGRLLSSLTTSEHYPLPGTLRDMLELAFDRVDGARDTAQLAATIGLEVDAQLLAAASPHDGVVLEEHLRRLLEARVVYAQHRLDGVSYAFRHALICEAAYESMPAPVRRRNHEQVARALNLRAGGAARVAHHFAQAGMFAEAVPHGIQAARRALERALHDDAIRYAEAVCGWLAHSRHAERDQDAARIDLVLTHACMARFGWADPQVRVHAERLLGRVDCLDDAQLAASALWSLATYHHVASDRAAVRQIGAQLTDLARTSGDAGIRVSANAMRGMGLWIDGHYRLARTALEAALSEYDVLRDADHRRIFGLDTRAWSMAALASVMWCLEDGAEAALTMAREAVYRATCTDHLPTLGVTLMYLARMQQCAGDRDSARDTSAAILRLSRNYGLSAVERYAAIIHAWSDDDRAAVVAHVDALRASGCLLGLTYYASLIAEIDAARGEWDAALAGIDRCLAWCESLDERYYEAELLLKKAHYLDRAGAPGHAAAAAAVCRRALAAAQRGAMSRVIQKAQDELRRLQPAV, via the coding sequence ATGTCGCCGCTTCTTGCCGGCACACGCGCGAAATCGCGCGTCGGGTCTGACGCGTCGCCGGTGTTGCCGACGGCCGCTCTTCCGTTGCTGCCGCCCACGCTCGACCTGCAGCGCAGCGCCGCTCCGTCCGCGCTTCCCAACGACGTTCCCGAGGTGCCGCGCTACCAGCTCGGTGCGCTGCTTGGCGAAGGGGCGACCGGCTCCGTCTACAAGGCGACGCGGCTCGATACGGGCCACACCGTCGCCGTCAAATTGCTGCGCGAAGACGCGACGCAACCGGCCGCGGAGCGTCTGCGCTTGCGCGCTCGGTTTCAGCGCGAAACCGAGCTGTGCGAAAGACTGCATCACCCGCATGTCGTTGCGCTGCTCGACAAGGGTGAGACGCCCGACGGCCGGCTGTTCGCGGTGTTCGAGTTCGTGCCGGGCCGCACGCTGCGCGACATGCTGACGGCTGACGGTGCGTTGTCCGCCGTCACCACCGGCCTCCTGATGACCCAGGTGCTCGACGGACTGGCGAGCGCGCATCGCCAGGGCGTAGTTCATCGCGATCTGAAGCCGCAGAACGTGATGGTCACGCTGGCCGACGGCGAGCCGCAGGCCAAGATTCTCGATTTCGGCATCGGTGCATTGCTGCCCGACGCGCGCCGCAGCAACGAGCGTACGGAGCGTACGCTCATGCAACTGACCGACGTACTCGGATCGCCCCAATATTGTTCGCCGGAGCAGTTGCGTAACGAAGAACCGACGCTCAGGAGCGATCTGTACGCATGGGGTCTGCTCGTGATCGAATGTCTGACCGGGCACGCAGTGATGCAGGGCGCGAGCGTCGCGGAGATCCTGTACCAGCAGTTGAGCCCCGTCGACGTCGCGCTGCCGCCGGCGATTGCCGCGCATCCGCTCGGCACGGTATTGCGCAGGGCGCTGAACAAGGACCCGCGACAGCGGGCTGGATCGGCGGAAGAACTTGGCCGGCATTTTCGCGAGATTCACTTTCCCGCGCTGGTCGGCGAGCTCAACTATCGTCCTGCGCGGCTGGCTGTGTCGTCTGCTGTTGCAGCGGATATGTCGATGGGTGTCGCGCGCAACGGCAACGGGGCCGGCTCGACGCCGGCGGCAGCGGCGGTGGCGGGTGAGCGCCGCCAGGTCACGACACTCTGTTGCAGCGTGACGATCTCCAGCGACGGCAGCGTCGATGCAGCCGCGCTTGCCGATGAAGATGCGGTCAGCGTCAACCGCGATGCACTGGACGCCTACGCCGCGCAGTGGCTGACCCAATGCTCCGACATCGCAATCCGCTACGGCGGCCAGGTGGCCGGCACGCTCGGCGATACGCTGCTGTTCTACTTCGGCTATCCGGACGGTATCGACCGGGCCGCGCGCCGGGCGGCGCGCGCGGCGCTCGACATGGTGCATCACGCGAGCCATGCGCAGGCCACACGTACAAACGAAGCGGACAGTACCGCTGTCTGGCACGTCGACGTCGCTGCGGCGATTCATGTGGGGACCGTGTTTTCGCACGCGTTGATGGCACCGATCGGGGCTACGCAAAGCGAAGCGATGCGGCTGCAACGCCTGGCGTCGGCGGGACAGATCCTGCTGAGCCACGCCGCGCGGCGCTCGCTCGAACGCCACGCCGACTACGTGCCCACGCCGTTGTACTTCGCCACCTCCGGCGTGGCCGCACGGCCCGTGTATGCGCTGCTCGGCGAGCGTCGCGAGCAGGCGCAGTTCGATTCGCTCGACCAGGGCGTCCCCGCGCCGATGATCGGCCGCGACCGCGAACGAGCGGTGCTGTTGCAGGCGTGGCATGCCGTCGTGGAGCGGCAGCCGCACGGAGACACGCGCAGGAGCGGACGACGCCAGCCGGCGAAACTCGTGATCGGCGAGGCGGGCATTGGCAAGACGCGTCTCGTGCATGAACTCTGCGAGACGGTGCGGTTGCAGCATCAGGCGTTCGCCCGTTGCGTGTGCCTGCCCGAACAGATGAACCAGGCGTTGTTTCCGATCCTGCGCTTCGTCAAGGAGCACTGGCAGATCGACGTGGACGGTGCGCGAGATACCGCGCTGGCTGTGCTGGAGACTATGATCGCACCGCTCGATTGCGATCACGCCGCCGCGCAGGCGACGCTTGCCGCGTGGCTCGGACTGAGCGGCGACATCGGCGGGCTGCGCTGGTCAGGCATGCGTCAACAGCAGACGTTGTTCGACGTGCTGCGACAACTGCTCGCATCGCTCGGAAATGGCGCGCCTGTGTTGCTGGTGGTCGAAGACGTGCAATGGATCGATTGTGCAAGTGCCGATTTTCTCGAGACGCTGCGTCAGCATCCGGACAGTGCATCGATCTGGCTGGTGCTCACGTCGCGCCCGGAACAGCTCGCGCGCTGGCGCGGCGCCGCCGACCGGCTGGTGCTGCGGCGCCTGTCGCGCAGCGACACGCGCAGCCTGATCGCGACGCTGTTTACCCACGACGACATCGATCCCGCGTCGCTCGACTTTCTCGCGAACCGTACGGCAGGCATACCGCTCTTCGTCGAAGAGATCATTCGCGAGCTGGTGGTGAGCGGCGCCGCGACGGAACCGGGCCGGCTGCTGTCGAGCCTGACGACCTCCGAACACTACCCGCTGCCGGGCACCTTGCGCGACATGCTGGAGCTCGCGTTCGACCGCGTCGACGGCGCTCGCGATACTGCACAGCTCGCCGCAACGATCGGTCTTGAAGTCGATGCGCAACTGCTTGCCGCCGCATCGCCGCACGATGGGGTTGTCCTCGAGGAACATCTGCGGCGGCTGCTCGAAGCGCGGGTGGTCTATGCGCAGCATCGACTGGACGGGGTGTCGTACGCATTCCGGCACGCGTTGATTTGCGAAGCCGCGTATGAGTCGATGCCCGCGCCGGTGCGGCGGCGCAATCACGAACAGGTCGCCCGTGCATTGAACCTGCGGGCGGGCGGTGCGGCTCGCGTCGCTCATCATTTCGCGCAGGCCGGCATGTTTGCCGAGGCGGTACCGCACGGTATCCAGGCGGCCCGGCGCGCACTCGAACGGGCGCTACACGACGATGCGATTCGCTACGCGGAGGCCGTGTGCGGCTGGCTCGCGCACAGCCGGCACGCGGAGCGCGACCAGGACGCCGCGCGTATCGACCTGGTGCTGACCCATGCGTGCATGGCGCGTTTCGGTTGGGCCGATCCGCAGGTGCGCGTTCACGCCGAACGGCTGCTGGGACGCGTCGACTGTCTCGACGATGCGCAACTGGCGGCCAGCGCACTCTGGTCGCTCGCGACTTACCACCATGTTGCAAGCGACCGCGCGGCGGTGCGGCAGATCGGTGCGCAGCTGACGGATCTTGCTAGAACCTCGGGCGACGCCGGTATTCGCGTGTCGGCGAACGCGATGCGGGGCATGGGGCTATGGATCGATGGGCATTACAGGTTGGCCCGCACGGCGCTGGAAGCCGCGCTGAGCGAATACGACGTGCTGCGCGACGCCGATCACCGGCGCATCTTCGGCCTCGATACACGGGCGTGGTCGATGGCGGCACTGGCGAGCGTGATGTGGTGCCTCGAAGACGGCGCCGAGGCGGCGCTGACGATGGCGCGCGAAGCCGTCTACCGCGCGACCTGCACCGATCATCTGCCGACGCTCGGCGTCACGCTGATGTATCTCGCCCGCATGCAGCAATGCGCGGGCGATCGCGACAGCGCACGCGATACGTCGGCGGCGATTCTGCGGCTGTCGCGCAACTATGGACTGAGCGCGGTAGAGCGCTACGCAGCGATCATTCATGCATGGTCCGACGACGACCGCGCGGCCGTCGTCGCTCACGTCGATGCACTACGCGCATCGGGATGTCTGCTGGGGCTGACCTACTACGCGTCGCTCATCGCCGAGATCGATGCGGCGCGCGGCGAGTGGGACGCGGCGCTGGCCGGCATCGACCGGTGTCTTGCGTGGTGCGAGTCGCTCGACGAGCGCTACTACGAAGCCGAACTGTTACTCAAGAAAGCCCACTACCTCGACCGGGCCGGCGCGCCGGGCCACGCCGCGGCTGCTGCTGCGGTGTGCCGCCGCGCGCTCGCCGCTGCGCAGCGCGGTGCGATGTCACGTGTCATCCAGAAAGCGCAGGACGAACTGCGCCGATTGCAACCAGCGGTCTAA
- a CDS encoding FHA domain-containing protein yields the protein MATLKNSFSGESCLLRTHHLFGRDGARCDTVIGDPYVSRMHAHIRWMGGRWELHDHSSNGTLVSGTLVRDGERVVLQQGDLIHFSKASAAYWHVDELNDPADMLWPLRDPARPIVLDSAHVLPGDAVPAVTIVRSADGEWLCDDTSTLRVLRDGDEVVSGDLAWRLVLARSHATMVLPESSGMPVSLQRIDFTVSRDEEHVQAVLHTRGGTADLGERAHHYCLVTLARICSTDVQAGYDAASQGWVDLEVLARMLGTDVSHVNVQIHRARAQVAALLSPDMAQLVERRRGSVRFGTLGFRVFRGELLECQSTPATQIGSALYRPVPAVTLPSLHAG from the coding sequence ATGGCGACACTCAAAAATAGTTTCTCTGGGGAGTCGTGTCTGCTGCGCACGCATCATCTGTTTGGGCGGGATGGCGCGCGTTGCGACACGGTGATTGGCGATCCATACGTGTCGCGCATGCACGCGCACATCCGCTGGATGGGCGGTCGCTGGGAACTGCACGATCACAGCAGCAACGGCACCCTGGTGTCGGGCACGCTCGTGCGCGACGGCGAGCGTGTGGTGCTGCAGCAGGGCGATCTGATCCACTTCAGCAAGGCGAGCGCGGCGTACTGGCACGTCGACGAACTGAACGATCCCGCCGACATGCTGTGGCCGTTGCGCGATCCCGCGCGGCCGATCGTGCTCGACAGCGCTCACGTGCTGCCTGGCGACGCGGTACCGGCCGTGACGATCGTTCGATCCGCCGACGGCGAGTGGCTCTGCGACGACACCTCGACGTTGCGCGTGCTACGCGACGGCGACGAGGTCGTATCGGGCGATCTTGCGTGGCGGCTGGTGCTGGCGCGCAGCCACGCCACGATGGTGCTGCCCGAATCTTCCGGCATGCCGGTGTCGCTGCAGCGCATCGACTTCACGGTTAGTCGCGACGAGGAGCATGTGCAGGCGGTACTGCACACACGCGGCGGTACCGCCGATCTCGGCGAGCGCGCCCATCACTATTGCCTCGTGACGCTGGCGCGGATCTGCTCTACGGATGTGCAGGCCGGTTACGACGCCGCATCGCAGGGCTGGGTCGACCTCGAAGTGCTCGCGCGCATGCTGGGCACCGACGTATCGCACGTCAACGTACAGATTCATCGCGCCCGTGCCCAGGTGGCGGCGCTGCTGTCACCCGATATGGCGCAACTGGTGGAGCGGCGGCGCGGCAGCGTGCGCTTCGGCACGCTCGGGTTTCGGGTGTTTCGCGGCGAGTTGCTCGAATGCCAGTCCACACCCGCCACGCAGATCGGCAGCGCACTGTACCGGCCGGTGCCCGCGGTGACGCTGCCCTCGTTGCACGCAGGTTAA
- a CDS encoding papain-like cysteine protease family protein: MPLLDPYPIAKQAVPNSCWACAARSIINWYHSQGRSGPVPVFASDQELATAWAKSPAGKPVNADINVQQSAAGALIDLGFANGMDGRPFPTPAEIYGSINIGEPLLAIVGSTNPGGKRQPKYNKGHWVVIIGISTNDISATVNVFDPDDGLIHNVPYNAATYQAGVYWENTSYVSEYSVYVEQEDPDGVGATSTPTPTPTPTPTPTPTPTPTPTPTPTPTPTPTPTPTPTPTPTPTPTPTPTPTPTPTPTPTPTPPTTPWKGEIRGGVTLEVDWTPSSDGLSVQLKISQTGGPGVPRDYQATLKSTPSAAAQGIWRFGTATEPLELTLTLSSVAGTPGGPATQANLWASYPLTQAEGVHKVIASWPIGTPQN; this comes from the coding sequence ATGCCGTTACTCGACCCCTACCCCATTGCGAAGCAGGCCGTCCCCAACTCATGCTGGGCGTGCGCTGCGCGATCGATCATCAACTGGTATCACAGCCAGGGACGCTCCGGACCCGTTCCGGTCTTTGCATCCGATCAGGAGCTGGCGACGGCATGGGCCAAGTCGCCAGCGGGCAAGCCGGTCAACGCCGACATCAACGTCCAGCAATCCGCAGCGGGGGCGCTCATCGACCTCGGCTTCGCCAACGGCATGGACGGCCGCCCGTTTCCCACGCCGGCCGAGATCTACGGCTCGATCAATATCGGCGAACCGCTGCTGGCCATCGTGGGGAGCACGAATCCGGGTGGCAAGCGCCAGCCGAAGTACAACAAGGGCCACTGGGTGGTGATCATCGGCATCAGCACCAACGATATCAGCGCCACGGTGAATGTCTTCGATCCGGACGACGGACTGATTCACAACGTGCCGTACAACGCGGCCACGTACCAGGCCGGTGTGTACTGGGAGAACACGTCGTACGTCTCCGAGTATTCCGTGTATGTGGAACAAGAAGATCCAGATGGAGTTGGCGCGACATCGACTCCGACTCCGACTCCGACTCCGACTCCGACACCGACTCCGACTCCGACTCCGACACCGACTCCGACACCGACACCGACTCCAACGCCGACTCCAACGCCAACGCCAACGCCGACGCCGACGCCGACTCCGACTCCGACTCCAACGCCGACTCCGACGCCGACTCCGACGCCGACACCAACGCCCCCCACCACCCCATGGAAAGGCGAAATACGCGGCGGCGTCACGCTCGAAGTGGATTGGACACCGTCGAGCGACGGCCTGAGCGTCCAGTTGAAGATTTCCCAGACCGGTGGTCCCGGCGTACCGCGTGACTACCAGGCAACGCTAAAGAGCACACCCAGTGCCGCGGCTCAAGGCATCTGGCGATTCGGCACGGCCACCGAGCCGCTCGAACTGACGCTCACGCTCAGCAGCGTAGCGGGTACCCCAGGCGGCCCGGCGACGCAGGCCAATCTGTGGGCGTCCTATCCGCTCACACAGGCCGAAGGCGTGCACAAGGTCATCGCGTCCTGGCCGATCGGCACGCCGCAAAACTGA
- a CDS encoding phage tail protein: protein MKLPLLRPHSAHDEWPIGAVIPYAGLLANTDTDSATLNQIRTDLSQKGWLYCDGSLYSAQAYWQLYGVIGTSFGGNATDFNVPDLRGRFVRGVDGGAGNDPDAATRVANPAGGASGDHVGSYQADAFQGHEHFYTSTMESPETAEPPGSPVLMPQPDQVTTSVTTDGTHGTPRVSSETRALNLALNYLIRYR, encoded by the coding sequence ATGAAACTCCCTCTGTTGCGTCCCCACTCCGCGCACGACGAATGGCCGATCGGCGCCGTGATTCCCTACGCCGGACTACTGGCGAACACGGACACAGATTCCGCCACGCTGAACCAGATCCGCACGGATCTGAGCCAGAAGGGCTGGCTCTATTGCGACGGCAGTTTGTACTCCGCGCAGGCGTACTGGCAGCTGTATGGCGTGATCGGCACGAGCTTCGGCGGCAATGCCACCGATTTCAACGTGCCCGATCTGCGCGGCCGCTTCGTGCGCGGCGTCGACGGCGGCGCAGGTAACGATCCGGATGCGGCCACACGCGTCGCCAATCCGGCGGGAGGCGCGTCCGGCGATCACGTCGGCTCGTATCAGGCCGACGCGTTCCAGGGCCACGAGCATTTTTATACGTCGACGATGGAAAGCCCCGAGACCGCCGAGCCGCCGGGCAGCCCGGTGCTGATGCCGCAACCGGATCAGGTCACGACCAGCGTGACGACCGACGGTACACACGGCACACCGCGTGTGTCGTCCGAAACGCGCGCGCTGAACCTCGCGCTGAACTATCTGATCCGCTATCGCTGA
- a CDS encoding flavin monoamine oxidase family protein, giving the protein MKVAIIGGGLAGIAAAYTLLANSKVTEVHLLEATGKYGGRARTDTTSIPGFAFDKGAQYIQDPDINPLTQIAKALGFDTVEEDAKYLLRVDTDQGWKDESTTTPPVQAVVVRIQKSYDSAKEQPNVIVSEKPGKTDDVELFGHATSTYGPFTESAETWQYIAADRAREAKGGDKPNLFVKKGIGSLVAAYGQRIKPEHGSRYVEHFDTTVAKIAYDDTHVTLSYNTTTLTVDACIVTIPVSNLGNGSVVFEPVLPLAHRNALKVLRLGSYKKLALRLRTSPAAIVPGTNYYLTEDDPAGVWQCYRLPYADDVLVAHAAGNFAAALDGLSDQDVYTLFKTRVQAAFDGVFFTTGKAITNWSSDAAAHGAYSYSAFNGGGPDDRDALSARVTLGTPVKRLHFAGEATNLGYYGTLQAAYFEGVRAAQEVLT; this is encoded by the coding sequence ATGAAAGTCGCCATCATTGGCGGTGGCCTTGCCGGCATCGCTGCTGCCTACACACTGCTCGCGAACAGCAAGGTTACCGAAGTCCATCTGCTCGAAGCCACCGGCAAGTACGGCGGACGCGCGCGCACCGACACCACGTCGATTCCCGGTTTTGCGTTCGACAAGGGTGCGCAGTACATCCAGGACCCGGATATCAATCCGTTGACGCAGATCGCCAAAGCGCTCGGTTTCGACACCGTCGAGGAAGACGCCAAGTACCTGCTGCGTGTCGACACGGACCAGGGCTGGAAGGACGAGTCGACGACCACGCCCCCGGTTCAGGCCGTGGTCGTCCGCATCCAGAAATCCTACGACAGCGCGAAAGAGCAACCCAATGTCATCGTGTCGGAGAAACCGGGCAAGACCGACGACGTCGAACTGTTCGGCCATGCGACCTCGACTTATGGACCGTTCACCGAGTCGGCTGAGACCTGGCAATACATCGCTGCCGATCGCGCACGCGAAGCCAAAGGCGGCGACAAGCCCAATCTTTTCGTCAAGAAAGGCATCGGCAGCCTGGTCGCCGCTTATGGTCAGCGAATCAAACCCGAACATGGAAGCCGTTACGTCGAGCATTTCGACACCACCGTTGCGAAGATCGCGTACGACGACACTCACGTCACGCTGAGCTACAACACCACGACCCTCACCGTGGACGCGTGCATCGTCACTATTCCGGTGTCGAACCTCGGCAACGGCAGCGTCGTCTTCGAGCCGGTGCTTCCGCTCGCACACCGCAACGCACTGAAAGTACTGCGCCTCGGGTCCTACAAGAAGCTCGCGCTGCGGCTGCGCACGTCGCCGGCCGCTATCGTGCCGGGCACCAACTACTACCTGACCGAGGACGACCCGGCTGGCGTCTGGCAGTGCTACCGCCTGCCGTATGCGGACGATGTGCTGGTTGCGCACGCCGCCGGGAATTTCGCCGCTGCGCTCGATGGCCTGTCGGACCAGGACGTCTACACGCTGTTCAAGACCCGTGTCCAGGCCGCCTTTGACGGCGTGTTCTTCACGACCGGCAAGGCGATCACGAACTGGAGCAGCGACGCGGCCGCGCACGGTGCGTATTCGTATAGCGCCTTCAACGGCGGCGGCCCCGACGACCGGGATGCGCTGTCAGCACGCGTAACGCTAGGGACACCGGTGAAGCGCCTGCACTTTGCCGGCGAGGCGACCAACCTCGGGTACTACGGCACGCTGCAGGCGGCCTATTTCGAAGGCGTGCGCGCGGCGCAAGAGGTGTTGACCTGA
- a CDS encoding chymotrypsin family serine protease yields MRTDLEVKTNRASSAGGLNPEGLSFPASGSGPALHSAVQRAHERISIALADGTCRLPIVLCYIDYVYDCLAIGFADTTAAIRRAHRELSALAGGVPVRAFRCAPAVRHANKTGHNRPLVGGLLLWCPAGGGTNGKGTLCIAATRSGVAGFVTCGHVVGAKGSDVFQPQSTSQQFKVGTATEVTNYNGVAASDSAFVTLEASVQATANAIWKSSSTNYTVTGISAAPGFGTDVSMQGASTAKTLRSGKIRGDNVTVTFSDGGTLTGQLLADYQSEKGDSGAPVFTDPQAGSSVELIGMNVGAAKPGDTNPAPDPKWLPADGAYAIISPWANIKSDLGLD; encoded by the coding sequence ATGCGAACCGACCTCGAAGTAAAAACGAATCGCGCATCATCGGCCGGAGGTTTGAATCCGGAAGGCTTGTCTTTCCCCGCGTCCGGCAGCGGACCCGCGCTGCACTCGGCCGTGCAGCGCGCGCACGAACGCATCAGCATCGCGCTTGCGGACGGAACCTGTCGGCTCCCCATCGTGCTCTGCTATATCGACTACGTGTACGACTGCCTCGCGATCGGTTTCGCCGACACGACGGCAGCAATCCGGCGCGCGCATCGGGAATTGAGTGCATTGGCAGGCGGCGTGCCGGTGCGCGCGTTTCGCTGTGCACCGGCGGTACGTCATGCCAACAAGACCGGCCACAACCGGCCGCTTGTCGGCGGGTTGCTGCTGTGGTGTCCGGCCGGCGGCGGCACCAACGGCAAGGGCACACTGTGTATCGCCGCGACGCGTTCGGGCGTCGCGGGGTTCGTAACCTGCGGACATGTGGTCGGCGCAAAAGGTAGCGATGTCTTCCAGCCCCAGAGCACGTCGCAACAATTCAAGGTCGGGACGGCCACCGAAGTCACCAATTACAACGGAGTGGCCGCCAGCGACAGCGCATTCGTCACGCTTGAAGCAAGCGTACAGGCGACGGCAAACGCAATCTGGAAAAGCTCGAGTACGAACTATACGGTGACCGGCATTTCCGCCGCACCTGGCTTCGGTACGGATGTATCGATGCAAGGTGCCTCGACGGCGAAAACGCTGCGTAGCGGAAAAATCCGCGGCGACAACGTGACCGTCACGTTTTCGGACGGCGGCACACTGACCGGTCAACTACTCGCGGACTATCAAAGCGAAAAAGGCGACAGCGGTGCGCCGGTATTCACCGATCCTCAGGCCGGGTCATCGGTGGAGTTGATCGGAATGAACGTCGGGGCCGCCAAGCCGGGCGACACCAATCCCGCGCCAGACCCGAAGTGGCTTCCTGCAGACGGCGCCTACGCGATTATCAGCCCGTGGGCCAACATCAAGAGCGATCTGGGCCTCGACTGA
- a CDS encoding substrate-binding domain-containing protein: MKQRRVSRVVWASVIAAASLAVFASSGASAQTCMKGLSPATIGPKTIVGQGPNGEKAASVDTVQLSAAEAAKVKAGKFKVGISMQTMNLDWSQLQVQGITDTLKKYGVEVIGTASAEYQVDKQIADIENTIQRHPDGIISIPVDGMATAATYKKVSAAGIKLVFMDNVPGGLHHPEQYSAMVSADSEGNGQIAAKVLASCIPQGGTVGLVNFGVDYFSTKERTKAVNDWMKKNRPDIKIKQVDFTDPSKVGQIAGDFLTANPDVKGVFAVWDQPALDTLTSMRAQGLNIPVTTVDLGLESAIEIAKGGPLKATGSQRPYDQGVAEALAMMKSLIGQTPPAWIGVQSLPVVQSNVLESYKTVFKKDPPPQLADACKKAGPSCG; the protein is encoded by the coding sequence ATGAAACAACGTCGTGTCTCGAGAGTGGTGTGGGCCAGTGTGATTGCAGCGGCAAGCCTGGCGGTATTCGCTTCGTCCGGCGCCAGTGCGCAGACGTGCATGAAGGGATTGTCGCCGGCGACGATCGGACCGAAGACGATCGTCGGGCAAGGACCGAACGGCGAAAAAGCGGCCTCCGTCGATACCGTCCAGCTCAGTGCCGCCGAAGCAGCCAAGGTGAAAGCAGGCAAATTCAAGGTCGGCATTTCGATGCAGACGATGAATCTGGACTGGTCGCAACTGCAGGTGCAGGGCATTACCGACACGCTCAAGAAATACGGCGTCGAAGTAATCGGCACCGCATCGGCCGAGTATCAGGTGGACAAGCAGATCGCCGATATCGAGAACACCATTCAGCGGCATCCGGACGGCATCATTTCGATTCCGGTCGACGGCATGGCGACGGCCGCGACGTACAAGAAGGTGTCCGCGGCCGGTATCAAGCTGGTGTTCATGGATAACGTGCCGGGCGGACTGCATCATCCGGAGCAATACTCGGCGATGGTGTCCGCCGACAGCGAAGGCAATGGCCAGATCGCCGCGAAGGTGCTCGCGTCGTGCATTCCTCAGGGGGGCACGGTCGGGCTCGTCAACTTCGGTGTCGACTACTTCAGCACGAAGGAGCGAACCAAGGCCGTCAATGACTGGATGAAGAAGAACCGGCCCGACATCAAGATCAAGCAGGTCGACTTCACGGATCCGTCGAAGGTCGGGCAGATTGCCGGCGACTTCCTCACGGCGAATCCCGATGTGAAGGGCGTGTTCGCGGTGTGGGATCAACCGGCGCTCGATACGTTGACCTCGATGCGCGCGCAGGGCCTGAATATCCCGGTTACGACTGTCGACCTGGGCCTTGAATCCGCGATCGAAATTGCCAAAGGCGGACCGTTGAAGGCAACCGGTTCGCAGCGTCCGTACGATCAGGGTGTCGCCGAAGCACTCGCGATGATGAAGTCGCTGATCGGGCAAACGCCGCCGGCCTGGATCGGGGTTCAGTCGCTGCCGGTCGTGCAGTCGAATGTGCTCGAGTCGTATAAGACAGTGTTCAAGAAAGATCCGCCGCCGCAACTGGCGGATGCGTGCAAGAAGGCGGGGCCGTCCTGCGGTTGA